GGGCTTGAACTCCTGCGGTGCGAAGGGCGCCAGCGCCGGCTGGCCGACGATGCGCCGCGTCAGCCGCAGGGACTGCGCGGCGATGCGCCGGTCCTCCTCGGTGCTGAGGTAGTGGGGCGCGATCGCCGGGGAGTCCTCGAAGCGCGGCGAGCGGATCATCACCGAGCCGCGGCTGGTCGGGTTGAGGTTGCAGACGCTGGCGGTGAAGGCGTCGAAGCCGTGCAGCGGCTCGCCGAAGGCGTCCAGGCTGAGCGGCTGCACGTGGTACTCCAGGTCCGGCCAGGCCTTGTCGGGCGAGCTGCGCGTAAAGGCGCCGAGCTGCGAGGGCGCCATGCTCATCGGCCCGCTGCGCTTGAGGGCGTACTCCAGCGCGATGCGGGCCTTGCCCCACAGGCTGTTGGACAGGGTGTTGAGCGTGCGCGTGCCCCGCACCTGGTAGACGGCGCGGATCTGCAGGTGGTCCTGCAGGTTGGCGCCCACGCCGGGCAGGTCCACCACCGGCTCGATGCCCAGCGACTGCAGGTGCGCCGCCGGCCCGATGCCGGAGAGCTGCAGCAGCTGCACCGAGCCGATGCTGCCGGCGCTGAGGATGACCTCGCCGCTGCCCGGTGCGATGCGCGCGGTCTCCATGCCGTGGCCGGTCCAGACCTGCACACCCACGCAGCGCGGCCGACCGTCGCCGCTGGGGGGGTCCGGCTCGAACAGCAGCTTGCTGGCCTGGCCGACCGTCCACATCTCGAAGTTGGGCCGGCCGTAGCAGGTGGGCCGCAGGAAGGCCTTGGCCGCGTTCCAGCGCCAGCCGCTTTTCTGGTTGACCTCGAAGTAGCCCACGCCCTCGTTGCTGCCGCGGTTGAAGTCGCTGGTGGCAGGGATGCCGGCCTGCTCGGCCGCCGTTGCGAAGGCATCCAGGATGTCCCAGCGCAGCCGTTGCCGCTCGATGCGCCATTCCCCGCCGGCGCCGTGGAGGTCATTGGCGCCCAGGTAGTGGTCCTCGTGCTGCTTGAACACCGGCAGCACCCGGTCCCAGCGCCAGCTGTCCTCACCGGTGAGGGCAGCCCACTGGTCGTAG
The Sphaerotilus microaerophilus DNA segment above includes these coding regions:
- a CDS encoding GMC family oxidoreductase, whose translation is MSTPTFDHIIIGGGTAGCLLANRLSADPTKRVLLIEAGGRDDYHWIHIPVGYLYCIGNPRTDWLYQTEPDAGLNGRRLRYPRGKTLGGCSSINGMIYMRGQSRDYDQWAALTGEDSWRWDRVLPVFKQHEDHYLGANDLHGAGGEWRIERQRLRWDILDAFATAAEQAGIPATSDFNRGSNEGVGYFEVNQKSGWRWNAAKAFLRPTCYGRPNFEMWTVGQASKLLFEPDPPSGDGRPRCVGVQVWTGHGMETARIAPGSGEVILSAGSIGSVQLLQLSGIGPAAHLQSLGIEPVVDLPGVGANLQDHLQIRAVYQVRGTRTLNTLSNSLWGKARIALEYALKRSGPMSMAPSQLGAFTRSSPDKAWPDLEYHVQPLSLDAFGEPLHGFDAFTASVCNLNPTSRGSVMIRSPRFEDSPAIAPHYLSTEEDRRIAAQSLRLTRRIVGQPALAPFAPQEFKPGTQYQSDEDLARLAGDIATTIFHPVGTTKMGITEGPNADPMAVVDPQLRVRGVTGLRVVDAGVMPTITSGNTNSPTLMIAEKAAAWILAAAKA